The following proteins are co-located in the Carassius auratus strain Wakin unplaced genomic scaffold, ASM336829v1 scaf_tig00214714_1_2670353, whole genome shotgun sequence genome:
- the LOC113092717 gene encoding protein ccsmst1 has product MSQICVHLSRFSLGHSVFTSRRHANLRPCVRRMLSMTSPLNAKPGKPPDDDEASKPIQFSTSKASHRTWRVDRTMGSTYQRPWWKVLPISIIGVGFLVWCMFRKESEIDESLEKNLYEHLPGLLSDEEQEDVGIKNKPS; this is encoded by the exons ATGTCACAAATCTGCGTGCATTTATCACGGTTTTCTTTAGGTCACAGTGTTTTTACAAGCCGAAGACACGCAAATTTAAG ACCATGTGTCAGAAGGATGCTGTCCATGACATCACCGCTTAATGCAAAGCCCGGAAAACCTCCAGATGATGATGAAGCATCCAAACCCATCCAGTTCTCAACCAGCAAAGCCAGCCACCGAACCTGGAGAGTGGACCGTACAATGGGCAGCACATACCAGCGTCCCTGGTGGAAAGTTCTGCCCATCAGCATCATTGGAGTGGGCTTCCTCGTCTGGTGCATGTTCAGGAAAGAGAGCGAGATCGATGAGTCTCTGGAGAAAAACCTCTATGAACATCTACCAGGACTGCTGTCCGATGAGGAGCAGGAGGACGTCGGCATCAAAAACAAACCATCATAG
- the LOC113092718 gene encoding histone H3.3, protein MARTKQTARKSTGGKAPRKQLATKAARKSAPSTGGVKKPHRYRPGTVALREIRRYQKSTELLIRKLPFQRLVREIAQDFKTDLRFQSAAIGALQEASEAYLVGLFEDTNLCAIHAKRVTIMPKDIQLARRIRGERA, encoded by the exons ATGGCACGTACTAAACAGACCGCCCGTAAATCCACCGGTGGTAAAGCCCCCAGGAAGCAGCTGGCCACCAAGGCTGCCAGGAAGAGTGCGCCCTCCACCGGTGGAGTAAAGAAGCCCCACAGATACCG CCCTGGAACTGTGGCTCTTCGTGAGATCCGCCGGTATCAGAAGTCCACAGAGTTGCTGATCCGCAAGCTTCCTTTCCAGCGTCTGGTTCGTGAGATCGCTCAAGACTTCAAGACTGACTTGCGTTTCCAGAGCGCAGCTATCGGCGCCTTGCAG GAGGCAAGCGAAGCATACCTGGTGGGTCTGTTTGAGGACACTAACTTGTGCGCCATCCACGCCAAACGTGTCACCATTATGCCCAAAGACATCCAGTTGGCCCGACGAATCCGGGGAGAGCGAGCTTAA